In a genomic window of Methylovirgula sp. 4M-Z18:
- the glgA gene encoding glycogen synthase GlgA, translated as MSDLRVLSVASEIYPLIKTGGLADVAGALPLALAKEGVEMRSLVPGYPAVIKALQKPSVVHTYGHIFGGAAKVLAGTAAGLELFVLDAPHLFDRAGNPYSGPDGRDWQDNAFRFAALARAAADIGLGAVAAFVPDVVHAHDWQAGLAPAYLHYADGPRPGTVITVHNLAFQGQFPPHLLGQIGLPARAYAVDGVEYYNTIGYLKAGLQLADRVTTVSPTYAVEIRGADAGMGLDGLLRQRAGVLSGILNGIDTDVWNPATDAALPASFDVAKISGRAKSKALLQERFGLEVNPNALVFGVVSRLSQQKGLDLLLATLPTLLGEGCQLALLGAGDKGLEYGFHHATATNPGRIGTYFGYDETVAHLIQAGSDAILVPSRFEPCGLTQLCALRYGAIPVVARVGGLADTVIDMNEMAFSSGVGTGVQFAPPTVEMLDAAIRRTAALWRDQTVWKGMQRRAMKTDVSWTNPARQYAKLYRDLIGAQG; from the coding sequence ATGAGCGATTTGCGCGTCCTTTCGGTCGCCTCCGAAATCTATCCGCTGATCAAGACCGGCGGCCTGGCCGATGTCGCCGGCGCTCTGCCCTTGGCGCTCGCCAAGGAAGGCGTCGAGATGCGGTCGCTGGTGCCCGGATATCCGGCGGTGATCAAGGCGCTGCAAAAACCGAGCGTCGTGCATACTTATGGGCATATCTTCGGCGGTGCGGCGAAAGTTCTCGCCGGCACCGCCGCGGGGCTCGAGCTGTTCGTGCTCGACGCGCCACACCTGTTCGATCGGGCCGGCAATCCCTATTCCGGGCCCGACGGGCGCGATTGGCAGGACAATGCGTTTCGCTTCGCGGCGCTCGCGCGGGCGGCAGCCGATATCGGCCTCGGCGCGGTGGCGGCATTTGTGCCCGACGTGGTGCATGCGCATGATTGGCAGGCGGGCCTCGCGCCCGCCTATCTGCATTATGCGGATGGGCCGCGGCCCGGCACCGTAATCACGGTGCACAATCTCGCGTTCCAGGGCCAATTTCCGCCGCACCTGTTGGGGCAGATCGGCCTGCCGGCCCGGGCTTACGCCGTGGACGGCGTCGAATATTACAATACGATCGGCTATTTAAAGGCGGGCCTGCAGCTTGCCGACCGCGTCACCACCGTCTCCCCGACCTATGCGGTCGAAATTCGCGGCGCCGATGCCGGCATGGGACTCGACGGCTTGCTGCGCCAGCGCGCCGGCGTCCTGTCGGGCATTTTGAACGGCATCGACACGGATGTGTGGAATCCCGCGACCGACGCCGCGCTGCCGGCGTCTTTCGATGTCGCCAAAATTTCCGGCCGCGCCAAGAGCAAGGCGCTGCTGCAGGAACGCTTCGGCCTGGAGGTCAACCCCAACGCGCTGGTTTTCGGCGTCGTCAGCCGTCTGTCGCAACAGAAGGGGCTCGACCTGCTGCTCGCGACCTTGCCGACCCTGCTCGGCGAAGGCTGCCAGCTCGCCCTGCTGGGCGCGGGCGACAAGGGGCTCGAATACGGCTTCCACCACGCCACCGCGACCAATCCCGGCCGCATCGGCACCTATTTCGGCTATGACGAGACGGTGGCCCATCTCATCCAGGCTGGCTCCGACGCGATCCTCGTGCCCTCGCGCTTCGAACCGTGCGGCCTGACCCAGCTTTGCGCCTTGCGCTACGGCGCGATCCCCGTCGTCGCGCGCGTTGGCGGCCTCGCCGATACGGTGATCGACATGAACGAAATGGCCTTTAGCTCGGGGGTCGGCACCGGAGTGCAATTCGCGCCGCCGACGGTCGAGATGCTGGACGCCGCGATCCGCCGGACCGCCGCGCTGTGGCGCGATCAAACGGTGTGGAAAGGCATGCAGAGGCGCGCGATGAAAACGGACGTGTCCTGGACCAATCCGGCGCGCCAATATGCGAAGCTCTATCGGGATCTGATAGGTGCGCAAG